From a single Lolium rigidum isolate FL_2022 chromosome 7, APGP_CSIRO_Lrig_0.1, whole genome shotgun sequence genomic region:
- the LOC124679039 gene encoding momilactone A synthase-like — protein MCVCCRGEMGGAASEALAGCVGRYRGYSTASNSQRLAGKVAIITGAASGIGKATATEFVRNGAKVILADIQDDLGRAVASQLGPDAAYARCDVTDELQIAAAVDLAVARHGRLDVMYNHAGVTGPMAVDSITSLDLADYDRTMAVNARSAVAGIKHAARVMVPRQTGCIICTASTAGVIGGVIAPPYSISKAAVIGAVRAVAGELGRYGVRVNAISPHAIATPFGLRGLAELLPAATEEDLRRMVKGMNEMGGGSVLEVEDIARAAVYLASDEAKYVNGHNLVVDGGFTVCKLTKT, from the coding sequence ATGTGTGTGTGTTGCAGGGGGGAGATGGGCGGAGCTGCGTCAGAGGCGCTGGCTGGCTGCGTCGGCCGCTACCGCGGCTACTCCACGGCCTCAAACTCCCAAAGGTTGGCCGGAAAGGTTGCCATTATCACTGGTGCCGCTAGCGGCATCGGCAAGGCGACCGCCACGGAGTTCGTCAGGAACGGCGCCAAGGTCATCCTCGCCGACATCCAGGACGACCTCGGCCGCGCTGTCGCCTCCCAACTCGGGCCGGACGCGGCCTATGCCCGCTGCGACGTCACGGACGAGCTGCAGATCGCCGCCGCTGTCGACCTCGCAGTGGCGCGCCACGGCCGGCTCGACGTAATGTACAACCATGCAGGTGTCACGGGGCCCATGGCCGTGGACTCCATCACGTCCCTCGACCTCGCCGACTACGACCGCACCATGGCCGTCAACGCCCGGTCGGCCGTCGCAGGGATCAAGCACGCGGCGCGCGTGATGGTGCCGCGCCAGACTGGCTGCATCATCTGCACCGCGAGCACCGCGGGGGTGATCGGCGGCGTCATCGCGCCCCCGTACAGCATCTCCAAGGCCGCCGTCATCGGCGCCGTGCGGGCGGTGGCCGGCGAGCTGGGCCGCTACGGCGTGCGCGTGAACGCCATCTCGCCGCACGCCATCGCCACGCCATTCGGGCTGCGCGGGTTGGCGGAGCTGCTCCCGGCGGCGACCGAGGAGGACCTGAGGCGGATGGTGAAGGGAATGAACGAGATGGGCGGCGggtcggtgctggaggtggaggacatCGCCAGGGCGGCTGTGTACCTCGCGTCCGACGAGGCCAAGTACGTGAACGGGCATAACCTTGTCGTCGACGGAGGGTTCACAGTTTGCAAGCTGACCAAGACGTAG
- the LOC124672925 gene encoding dirigent protein 1-like, giving the protein MRLFMHDVLTGPGATAVGVVNGTGPVVLGGELPLRFGQVVMIDDSLTEGASPASRPLGRAQGFYAFASMHGPALLFCTNVVLTAGPYSGSTFTVFGRDNIVEPLRELSVVGGTGRFRMATGYVLWRTSSWEVHNNAVLELDVFIYIPAHA; this is encoded by the coding sequence ATGCGCCTGTTCATGCACGACGTGCTCACCGGCCCGGGCGCCACAGCGGTGGGGGTCGTGAACGGCACAGGGCCGGTGGTTCTCGGGGGTGAGCTGCCGCTGCGGTTCGGGCAGGTGGTCATGATCGACGACTCGCTGACAGAGGGGGCGAGCCCGGCGTCGAGACCCCTGGGAAGAGCTCAGGGGTTCTACGCGTTCGCGTCCATGCACGGCCCTGCTCTGCTCTTCTGCACGAACGTGGTGCTCACGGCAGGGCCCTACTCCGGCAGCACCTTCACCGTCTTCGGCCGCGACAACATCGTGGAGCCGCTACGGGAGCTTTCGGTCGTCGGCGGTACGGGGAGGTTCAGGATGGCGACGGGCTACGTGCTCTGGAGAACTTCGAGCTGGGAAGTACACAATAATGCCGTCCTCGAGTTAGACGTGTTTATCTACATCCCCGCCCATGCATGA